The Canis aureus isolate CA01 chromosome 6, VMU_Caureus_v.1.0, whole genome shotgun sequence genome contains the following window.
TGACAACTCCTCTACACACACCCTCCAAGCGACTACTCTCTTCTTATTCACATCCAGCCCAGCGTTCAGGTCCCTGTCCCAGTCTCATCCCCCCTGGGAAGCCTACCATGGCTTTGCCAGACTACATTGCTCTGGTGTAGCGCTGGAGTTTACTATGTTTTTTCCCAGTTTCTGCCCTGAAAAAGCCACCTTAATGATTAGATGCTATTTCTCCAGTGTACACTTATCTAAAGGTCCTACAGTGATGCTGAGCACAAAGGGGGTGCTCAAGAAATACTGCTGATGGtggtagtttttatttctttttttagattgattttatttgtttgtttattcatgaaagacacagagagacatgcagacataggcagagggagaagcaggctcccagcagggagcccaatgcgggactcaatcccaggaccctgggattatgccctgagccaaaggcagatgctcaaccactgagccactcaagtgccccccccccttttagattttatttatttatttgagagagagtaagcaagacAGAGAATACGAGCTGGGGTGTGGGggcacagaaggagaaagaggagcagactcccacctgagaagggagccagatgcaggactcaatcccagcaccccgggatcatgacctgagccaaaggtagatgcttaaccaactgagccacccaggtatccctttattcctttccaaAGCATTGTTTTCATAGCAATATCTCCAGACTTTGAAAGATATGAAGTGTGGATGTTCCTGTTCCTCAGACTCAGCTGCACACAAAAGGAATACATCTTCAGTGCACAAAGTACCCTACCAATAGTCACTCTGGATTCAGGAGAGAAGTGTCTCCATCCTTACTTTGCCCCTTTATACACTgacccttctgcctctgcccctttcagTCAAGTCCCTTGTTCATTCATGGATACATTGagtatccatttttcttttttagattaatttttttgtgaTAAGTATATGTGTAACATggaatttgccattttaaccatttaaagtgtacagttcggTAGCCTTAAGTACAATGGCATTGTTATAcaatcatcatcaccatctatCTCCAGAAAATTTTCAACCTCTTGAATTGAAACTCCATACCTGGGGAaccttgggtggcacagtggtttggcgcctgcctttggcccagggcgcgatcctggagacccgggatcgaatcccacatcaggctcccggtgcatggagcctgcttctccctctgcctgtgtctctgcctctctctctctctctgtgactatcataaataaataaaattaaaaaaaaaaaaaaaaagaaactccatacctaTTAAACATTAATGCTCATTCTTGTTCCCCACCAGTCTTGGCAACCACTACTCTACTtcctgtttctaggaatttgatgACTCTAGGTgcttcatgtaagtggaatcatgcaataaACTCACTTTACACAAATAATGCATACTTATATTCTCAGTGAAAAACAAAtcaatgggcagcctgggtggctcagtggtttagcgccaccttcagcccagggcgtgaccctggagacccgagatcgagtcctgtatcgggttccttgcgcggagcctgcttctccctttgcctgtgtctctgcttctctctctgtctctctcatgaataaataaataaaatcttttttaaaaaaataaaaacaaatcaagtaCTGAAATAGTGACTATAAATGTCCAGATGCAAATTTAGATGGCCAAGAaatgttaactattttatttttctgtaatcaaaTCTAGTTTCTGTTTCCAGACTTCTCCATAGAGGAGCAGGGACTCACTAGCCATCTTCTCCAGAGGTGCCTCTAATTTTCTAGAGGGCTCCTGATGTGCCAGAGGCATGGGGCTTGGttatcaatactttttttttttttaatttctcttagctATGGGAAGTCCTTAGtaataatcagatttttaaaaagattttatttatttattcatgagagacacacacacagagagagagagagagagaggcagagacacagacagagggagaagcagactcctcgcaggatgcctgatgcaggacttgatcccgggaccccaggatcatgccctgggctgaaggcaggcgctaaaccgctgagctacccagggatccctaaccagatttttaaaaaagattttactgggatccctgggtggctcagcggtttagggcctgccttcggccaagggcgtgatcctggagtcccgggatccagtcccgcgtcaggctccctgcgtggagcctgcttctccctctgcctgtgtctctgcctctctctccctctctctgtgtctctcatgaatgaataaataaaattaaaaaaaaataaaaattaaaaagattttacttaattattttagagggagggagagagaaaaggaggggcagagggagaaggagagaaactcaagaagactccctgctgagtgtggatccCGATGAGGagctccatttcaggaccctgagatcatgacctgagctgaaatcaagagttggtcgcttaactgactgagccaccagatgtccTCTGGTTATCAATATTTCTCCTTTCTGGCATCCACTAAGACATTCAATCCTGTCTGCTTTCAGGTGTGGGTTCCATGGGAGCCTAGCCACACCCTCCCAGCCTTACCCAGACGCTCTGTAGGCACAGggcctcttccccttccccttctatGTTCCACCTCCTGGAGCCATGGGACACTTCACTTCTTCCTTGCTACTCGAGGGCATTCCTCAGTTCTGCCAACTGGATTGGGACTGGGGTGAGCAGAAATCTTAAAGAATGTCTTAGGCCACCTCCCCAGGCACGGCCCAGGGCTGGCCAAGAACAAGAACATTCTCTTCCATAACTACAAAAACATTATTATACCCATGAAGTTCAACATTAAcataatacattattttcttttctttcaagaatttatttatttattcatgagagacacagagagagagagagagagagaggcagagacacaggcgagggagaagcaggctccatgcagggagcctgaggtgggactccatcctggatctccgggattacgccctgggctgaaggtggcgctaaaccgctgagccacccgggctgccccaatacaCTATTTGCTGATGCAGTCCATATTCAGTTTTCTTCAAAATGCCatctatggggatccctgggcgatAAAATCGGgacgccctggtggctcagcagttgagcgcctgcctttggcccagggcgtgatcctggagacctgggatcgagtcctgcatcaggctccctgcatgggcctgcttctctctctgcctctcattctgtgtgtgtgtgtctctcatgaagaaataaaatctttaaaaaaaaatgccgtCTATGATTTTCATAGAGAATCCAGGGTCCTACGAAGGGTTACATATGGCAGCATGGCATGCGAGGGAGAAGAGACGGGGAGAGAGGCCCAGCAGCTCGATCTCTTGGCACAGATGTCTGAGGGGCCCTTCTGAGTCCTTGGATCCCCCGAAAATCTCAGACACCCGAAGTTGTCGGTGGACTGTTATCTGCTTCTTACCAAATGTGGATTCCAAGGTAGATTCTGCAGTCTGCATCTGCCATGTCGTCATGATGCCCTTTGAGGGTCTGGGCCATGTTCAAAAGTAGATCATAGTCTACTCTTCTTTCTGCTCACCCAGGTGGGTAGGGGTTGGGGAGGCAGTGTCTCCAGCCTTCTCCTGATGAGAAGTGAAGCAGTGGGGATGTGTGCGGGTATCTGTAGACCGTGCCCCTTGGACCCCACCCTCCTATTGCTATGACAACCACTTCTGTGAGGACATGGGGACAAGAATTGTGAGTCTGCTGGGTGGGAAGCAGACATGCTGGAGGATCATCACATTAGTGATCATAGCACTTTATGAtcatgaagaagaaagagaatgtgtCTTTATCTTCCATCGGCAAAGTAAGGGGGCAGGCTGGGGCATTGGCAGGAGCAAGGGTGCTGACCCTGAGGTCCTGCTTGCTGTGagctgctccctccctcctgacttctctttctctctctcaggagACCAACGGAGTGTGGGGACCCCCAGGGGCAGAAAATCCGTCCTTTAACACCTTTGACGCATCCTTGACATCCATCTACAGCTTCGCTGATGACCTGGGCTACCAGGGGAGCCAGGAGCTGACCAGTGTGAGTGCTTCCCACcctgcaggcccctcccctgggGTCCCACGCCCCTTGCCCCACCACTATGTGGACACTTTTCCTCACTGACCTCCCCCAGGATGTCCTGCCGCGACCTTCTGTATCTTCTCTGCATCCTTCCAGTTCACATCTTCACTAAACATGGCTCCAGTTTACTGCTTCCAGAATAAAACACCAACAGTAGTAACAAACACGGCTtacatttactgaatacttacCATATGCTGCTCTGGAAGGTAGAGACTATTATTACCTCTGTGTttccagataaagaaactgaggcacaaacaAGTTAAATAACTCTCCCAAGAACACACTAGTAGGAAGCAGAGATGCTAGATGCTGAGGTGTGTGTCTGACCTCAGATCCCCCCCAACAACTGCCTCCCAGTTTGAGGCCCTCTCTTTACTGTCCTCCATGGCTTCCTTTCCTTTCAACATTTCTGGGCCGAGAAACACACCTGGTGTAGGAACCTAGCTGTTCCTGATCAGAGGGAGGGCTTAAGCGTTGGCTCTGTTCTTGTTAGTAGTCACTGACACAATACACTGCTCATATTTAAAaggcatagttttttttttaatttatttatgatagtcacagagagagagagagagagagagagagagagagagaggcagagacacaggcagagggggaagcaggctccatgcaccgagagcccgatgtgggattcgatcccgggtctccaggatcacgccctgggccaaaggcaggcgctaacccgctgcgccacccagggatcccttaaaaggCATAGTTTAGCGTTTTGACATGTGTAGGGACTCATGAAACCATCACAATCAAGATAACAGACATATCCATCACCCCCAAGTATGAACAGCCAGGATTTCCACAACAGATCAGTTAGAGGGCTGGTGTCTGCCTCCCAGAATAAATCTGTATTTAACTGAAGTATTTGCATTGGGATCCTTTGAAAAGAACCACCTGTCTCCTGCTGAGTTCAGTTCAGACTAATCCTGAGCATGTGTGCAGGGGTTGTTTGGGGTCTTCCCTGCAGTCTTCTCAGTGAATGTCCCCTGGAAGGGGGCAGGTCTTCTGGagggcaggcttcctggggggacAGGCCTGGGGGGTGCAGGTCGCCTGATGGGGCAGGGCCCCAGCAAGGGCTGGCCCTCTGAGGGGGGCAGGCCCTGCTAAGGCCTGTGGCCTGAGTCTCCCCTCTGACTTCAGCCCCTCTCTGCCTCACTACCCCCCTCAGACACAAAGTCCCGTAGGTAACAGGCTGGGTCAGTGGAGAGCACACTTCATTCCTTGCTCTCGGATTCCCCAAGGAAGAAGACCCCAGCCTGCCGCAGTCCAAAAGGCAGAAGCGGAGCAAGGTGGCCAATGTGTGCATGAGGAAGGATaaggtgaaggaggaggaggacgaggaagaGGCCGAGAGTGCCACTCTGCCCCGGCGATCCTTGAGGGTGAGACGCAAGCTGCCCCTGTACTCGCGGGCGTGCCAGCTGGGGCAGAAGAAACAACCTAGCACCCTGGGAAGCAGCCACAGCACGCCCACATCCAAGACCAAGTCCTCCCACTGGAGCATAGCCGGCTTCCTCCAGTACCTGTGCAGCTGCTGTAGCTGGTGGTGCCTGAGGCCAGGGCAGGATGATCAGGGTGACCCCTATGAGGAAGGTCCGGCCAGGAACCAGGAGAACCCCAACAGTAACCCTTTGTAAATAAAGCAGTTTATTTTTGAAGATGGCCTGTCCCAGCCCTGTGATTGCAGATTTGCCTCTGGATTGATTGGATGATTGGTGAGTGGGTTGATTTGGGATCCACACGTCCACTTTTGTCCTCCCCTTCTGCCTTGTGGTCCCAAACCCTTCCTCACCCTTCCCGGCTCCATCTGAATTCCTGTCTCTAGTGGTCCAGGCCTCAGAAAGGTGACCCTGAAGCCTGCAGCTGCCAGAAGCACAAAGGGCCAAGGGCCAAAGGCCTGGCTGGAGGGCACCTCGGGGAAGCAGCGAGGCCTCGCTCCTTAGGGCTCCCTTCTGAGGCGGGCTGACTCTCAGCTCAAAGCAAAGCTCCAGGCTTCTAACTTTGCAAATGATAAGCTGGGAACAAAAGCAGTTTGTCCAGTCAGGCAGCAGCCATACCTGTCTGGCCTTCTTCCTCTGGCTAAGGCCGAGAGGGTCCTCACCCTGCAGAacctcacccctgcccctgccccacatgCTGACAGTTGGGAGAGCCTCTCTGTGATAGAGAAATGGGGAAATGCAGCCGCCCTAGATCCATCTCCCTGCAGGCACTCCCTGAAGGTGGAGGCTGAGGCCAAGGTTCCTCCGAGAGAGGGCTCTGAGAAGGGCTgtgggggcccagggcccagggtggggcagggagagggctaGGGGGGCTGtggcctggagccctggagcAAAAGTCACCCCACAAAATAGGTCCCGCTTTTGAAGCATATCAATCACTGCGAGCTGCCCAAGGTTGGGAGGTAGGTACCTTCCCCAACAAGGCAGCCCCTTGTTGATCAAGGGTCACCCCAAAGGAGCTGGGAGTGAGGGTGTAGCCAGTAGAGGGATCCTCAAGGTGCCATGACAGCAGCCACTATAATTCATTGAGATCTCTTCTATTTTCCagtatatatttagtttttgtaAATGCCTCCCGTGTGCTTGAAAAGTGtatttcaggggcgcctgggtggctcaatcggtgaagtgtctgccttcctctcaagtcatgatcctggggtcctgggattgagtccggtgTCTAGCTCCctactctgcagggagcctgcttctccctctgcccctcctcttgccctgactcatgctcattctctctcaaataaataaataaaatcttaaaaaaataaaaaaattgaataaatgcTCAGTTTAAGAACTTACAGTAACCACTGCTCAGGTCAATAAATGAGACATTATTATCACTCTTGTGTCCTTATTCTGAATCACAACTTCTGACTTCTCGTACAGGTGACCACTGTGATGACCTCTGTGGTAATCACTTCCTTGTTTTGCATCATGGATTTTCCTTCTAGATAGCCATCCCTAAAAAGTAAACTttagctttggggcacctgggtggttcagctggtggaagcatctgcctttggctcaagtcatgatcctgtgTTGGGCTATgatcctatgttgggctccctgctcagcagggtctgcttctccctctcccactgctgctccccctgcctgtgctctctctctctttgtgtcaaataaataatcttaaaaaaaaaaaaaagacaccctgCTTTCAGTCCTTTTGGTGTATAGGTAGTAGTGGAaatgctggatcatgtggtaagtctatttttcattttttgagaaactgccaccaccctgttttccacagaggctcTACCATTTCACATTTTTGCGGACAGTGTAGacttccaatttcttcacatcttcaccaacacttgttttctgttttttttttttaattgcagccGTTATAATAGGTATGAAGtagatctcattgtagttttttaattaggattttattatgtatttagggcagcccaggtggctcagcggtttagcgccgctttcagcccgggatgtgatcctggagacccgggatcaagtcccacgtcaggctcccttcatggagcctgcttctctctctgcctgtgtctctgcctcttctgtgtgtgtgtgtgtgtgtgtgtgtgtgtgtgtgtgtgtgtgtgatgaataaataaataaaatcgttaaaaaagattttattatgcacttatttttttaaaagattttatttatttgttcatgagagacacacagagaggcggagggagaagcgggctccatgtagggagcccaacgtgggacttaggttctccaggatcacaccccaggctgcaggcggcgctaaaccgctgcctcACCAGGGctacccaggatcacgcccttaagccaaaagcagactatcaaccgttgagccacccagacgtccctattatttatttattttaaaaatattttatttatttgagagagagagagccacccaggggctccctATCCTTCTACATTTTTGGAGTATACTTtactactctttttaaaaaacttcttgaGATGGTTACTTATGACTTTTCAACCTTTcaatttttctaatatatgcatttatggctacaaatttttttctatctACAGCTTTAACTGTATTCTAtcaggagtgcctaggtggctcaatggttaagcctttggcttagggcatgatcccagagtcccaggattgagtcccacatcgggctccctgcatggagcctgcttctccctctgcctgtgtctctgcctctctctctctgtgtgtgtctctcatgaattaattaaaaaaaaaaaaaaaacaacaacaactgtaTTCCATCAGTGTGGGTAGATAATTTTGTATaattgtttacttttaaaatattttataatttacattattgtctctttttattttatttatttttattgtctctttttaaaaaagattttatttatttattcatgagagacacagagagagagaggcagagagagaagcagagagagaagcaggctccacgcagggaacctgatgtgggactcaaacctaggactccaggatcacgccctgggccaaagagtaggtgctcaactgctgagctacccaggcgtccctgttgtcTCTTTTTTGACCATGGCTGCTTAGTAGTATATTTCCTTATTTCCAAAAATCTTTTTGAGTTCTAGAAAACTGCATTATGATTAGAGATCATACTTTGGATTATTTCTATCCTTTAAAATGcattgaagggatccctgggtggcgcagcggtttggcgcctgcctttggcccagggcgcgatcctggagaccggggatcgaatcccacatcaggctcccggtgcatggagcctgcttctccctctgcctgtgtctctgcctctctctctctctgtgattatcataaataaataaaaaaaattaaaaaaaaaataaaatgcattgaaAATTGTTGTACTTCccagtatatatttaatttttgtaaatgcttcttgtatgtttgaaaaatacatatattctataCTTCATTAGATGTGgcattatatatattgtattttattgaacCTAAGGTGCACCCTTTGTCTGTTAGGACTGCGTTAACAAAGTACCCCAAACCCCAAACCAGGTAGCCTAAACAATAGAAGTTCATTGTCTCACAGTCCGGAGGTTAGGAGTCCAGGACAAAGGTGTGGGCAGGGTAGGTTCCTTCTGAGCACTGAGGGAAGAATCTGGGTCATGCCTCTAGCATGGTTCGCCAGTAATCTTTGGTGTTGTCCAAATTGTACAAGCATCaccctgatctctgccttcatcttcacctGACATGCTCTGTGTACCCGTCTGTGTCCAAATTtgcccttctattttttttaatttttatttatttatgatagtcacagagagagagagagagagagagagaggcagagacacaagcagagggagaagcagtctccatgcaccgggagcccgatgtgggattcgatcccaggtctccaggatcgcgccctgggccaaaggcaggtgccaaaccgctgcgccacccagggatcccaaatttgcCCTTCTAATGAGGGCACCAGTCTAACTGGGTCGGGGGCCACCCCTACTCCAGCATGATCTCATCTTaattaattccatctgcaatgactctctttccaaataaggtcacattctaaggtcCTGGGGGGTTAGGACTTGAATATATGAATGTTTGAGGAACGCAATCCAACATATAACATGCTGTTACTTTATTTACCACCAAAAAGTTATAAAATGCTGCCAACTGAACTCTCACTCACTTCTAGGACACCaacagttattaaaaaaaaaaaaaaagtcctcctttcagagatgttaaaatatgaaaaaatctgtgtttaaaaaaatattttatttacttatttgacacagagaaaaagagagcacaagcaaggggaacagcggagggagagggagaagcaggctccttgtagggaacctgatgcgagactcaatcccaggaccctgggatcatgacctgagctgaagggagatgcttcattgactgagctacccaggtgtccctcaatttttttctatttatatattggGGCCATGTTATTAGATACACAAATACTTAGGATTACTCTATTTTTCTGGTAAATGttactttttatcattataaattaaCCCTCTTTATCTCTTAGAGGTGCTTTCTGCCTGAAATTGTCTGGCCTATTATTAATAAAGCTACTCTAGTTTTCTTCTGGCTTGTGTCTGTAGTTTATCTTTTCCCAGACTTTGACTTTCAATCTCTCTGTTTTCTTAGGTTCTGTAAATGTCTGTGGTAACTCCCAGCCCCACCCACAGGGAATTCAGAGTGTTTCACATAAAAGGGATTGATTAAAACTAgtcccttgggaaaaaaaaaaaaaaaaaaaactagtcccTTGCCATGACACTCTGGGACCCCAGCGTCTCCTGGAGTCTGGGCTGAGTCCCTGCCTCCCTACTGTCTGCAGGCAGGGCTAGGACCCAGGAAGTGGTGAGGGATCAGAGGCTGCTCCTCCCGCCTGGCAGCTGTCCTGGGAGTCACccaccctgggctctgtgaggctGCTCCCAGCCCCTGGAGTGTCTGAGTCTCTGCTCAGCATCAAGGATGGTTCTGTGCCCCCACCTCCTTTCAGAGGAGATCGCCAGGAGACCTGGGCCTTCTGGGCTTGGCCTCGGGTCCTCAGGAGGTGGGCTGAGGAACCCAGTGCCAGGGGGTGGTTCAGGCTGCCCTGCAGGCTCACATTGAAGCCTCCATGTGCAGGATCTTTTGGCCTTGTAGTTAggccaaaagattttattttattgactcaGCCTGACAATCTTTGACTTTTAATTGAAGCATTTAAGCCATTTCCATTCAATAAAATTACTTCTATAACAGGATTTAAATCTGCCATATTGTGTGTACTTTATCCTATTTTCTCTCTTgtctaaataaactttttattttgaacaaatttagatttataataaaaattggaaCGACAGTGAAGAGGGTTCTTATATACCACACACTCAGTTTCCCATCATTAACACCTTATATTAGTATAGTATATCTGTTACAATGAGTGAATCACTACTGATACATtactattaactaaagtccaaacttcattcagatttctttagtttttagttaatatcctttttctgtttcaggatcccatccaggatgcTATGTTACATTTGATTGTCCTGTCTCCTTAGCTCCTCCTGACTGTGACCGTTCTTCAGACTTTCCTAGTttctgatgaccttgacagtt
Protein-coding sequences here:
- the LOC144315843 gene encoding uncharacterized protein LOC144315843 isoform X1; the protein is MAAWHAREKRRGERPSSSISWHRCLRGPSESLDPPKISDTRSCRWTVICFLPNVDSKETNGVWGPPGAENPSFNTFDASLTSIYSFADDLGYQGSQELTSEEDPSLPQSKRQKRSKVANVCMRKDKVKEEEDEEEAESATLPRRSLRVRRKLPLYSRACQLGQKKQPSTLGSSHSTPTSKTKSSHWSIAGFLQYLCSCCSWWCLRPGQDDQGDPYEEGPARNQENPNSNPL
- the LOC144315843 gene encoding uncharacterized protein LOC144315843 isoform X2; this translates as MIMKKKENVSLSSIGKETNGVWGPPGAENPSFNTFDASLTSIYSFADDLGYQGSQELTSEEDPSLPQSKRQKRSKVANVCMRKDKVKEEEDEEEAESATLPRRSLRVRRKLPLYSRACQLGQKKQPSTLGSSHSTPTSKTKSSHWSIAGFLQYLCSCCSWWCLRPGQDDQGDPYEEGPARNQENPNSNPL